The sequence below is a genomic window from Macadamia integrifolia cultivar HAES 741 chromosome 1, SCU_Mint_v3, whole genome shotgun sequence.
ACTAAtacaatttctttctttttttttctttccttggagTCAAATTAATCCAATTTTCCCATCATTTTTGACAATTGCAGACTGGGAAAAGCAGAAAGCCTTGAGGAAGCATCAATTATCACCTTCAGAGGCTTAGTAGAGGAAGGAAATAGTTTATATTTATTTAGCTGCATGAACCAAACTatttaggctttgtttggttgtaaggggaatgcaaattttttatgtaaagtggaatttttttcccagaaaaaataaatttagatgtttaattgcaaggaaaatatattttatatgtgaaaaaaatttcacctgaccataaaaattttccttttttttatttccccaccaaaataggaaaaaaaaaaaaaaaaaacctctcacaatctctcccactctcgcgactctcaccccgctcatgactctacgatctctctctctctctctctcacgcgactcaattgggtttgttttgtcCAAAAGACTTTGGGTTTGAACCAAATGGAGCATTACTGACCTGTTGGGTTTGTTTGACCAGAAGACTTTTGGAATAGGCCTTTCAGTcattatcacttgtgatctattactgttttctttgtgatcatcttttatattattttaaatatttatttatgttacattcatttgatatatagaacgaaatggtttattttgattagtgatagaacatagtatctgatgacatttggtttgatttggtacagaccttgaatgacGTGATTCAtttaaccaatataaattttgaggagctaggtgggttttggattgaaaagtactcccccccaccccaaaaaaaaaaatcttttgaggagtttggttggattattagttttttaaaattttacatcaattttacatccaaccaaacaattatggtaaattaatttcacttcactccTATTGCAACGAAACGActcaaaaggagaaaaaaattgctTCGCTTAccttcactttccttcccttcccttcccatttctcttgcaaccaaacacgGCCTTAGGGAAAACGTAGGGACGGGACATACTGATGTGGCTGGGGAAAAAAAGGAGCAAAAAGTTCTAGTCAACAAGGTTTGATCACAGTTGGGTGTTTGGATCTTTCAAATGAAGTAGAACTGCTGATGAACATGGTTCGATGTTGGCTTGAGATGTTTTAGATCGGTGAATGAAGTTgtcaagacttttttttttttcttatgcttTTATTATTGATGCCTTACAAAGTTTTTTAAATAGGATTGGTTGAAATCGCGTGGATTGGATTGGTAATCAAATCCAATCGTAAATTATCCAATACCGATTCACTGGTATGATCTGAGGAATAAAATCTCaaaggaaaaatgatatttcgagtaaaagaaaaagaaaaactaaatatGTCTAATCAAATATGATCCTGAACGATCTAAtcctgatttggattgatataaATTGAGATCTATCCTGAATTTTAAAACCTTCAGATTGTTTCCTTATTCGTaggattcaaaataaaattggtGAATTTCCTAATATGGAACCAAATGAGAGGGGTAAGGTCTTTTGATTCTGATAGGATTAGTTAGATTCCTCAGTTTCACGATGGTTGAGCCCTGATGCCATGATATCCTCTTAGTAGGGTTGGAAAAAGTCTCAGACTGGAAAACTCTGGTATAGGTCTTATAGGGGTGTTAAACCGTTTGTTCGATCTGATTTTAATTGGTCCAAATCTGTTTTTGTATTCACAGCCAAAACCAAAGCTGAATTGTCAAACTAATATTTGGTTTTGGTATGGTAtggttttgagtttttatcGGGTTAGCTAACAAGTTCATGTCAGTCATTGTTGGGTTGGTATCGATTCGGTTTCATTTTTCCACATttataataacaacaacaataataagcATAATATTCCCTGGTTATGTATTGACAAGAGAAACTTCTGAGGCAAGTGCAAGAGCATTATATTTTGGATTGAATTAGATAAGACTAGAGAGCTAGATGTTGGAAAAATCTGGAGCAATGACAAAGAAATTGTGTTtttttaaggcaaaaccacATTGTGGCCTTTGAGCATAAACCCTCTGTTTTTGACATATCACCACTGATAACTTTTTGACTCAGGCCTAACAATGACGTGGTCCTTCTCATGATTTGTATAGCCCATAAGGCTATGAACAGTTTAACTAACTTTAATATCTCGCAATCAGACATTGATATATTAAGTcttctaatttaatttttttaatccttcttacccaaaaaaaaaaatggtaggcATAATGAAAAGACAAATTTTATCACTTTTACCGATATTTTCAGTTTTATcggattttttttggattgggtttagttttttatttcagtttttttttttcggtttctATTCTTATGGTTTTGTAGTAAGCAATTCTTTCCTTTGTCGCTCAGTATAGAATTTCTGTTATCTCCCCAAGTGGGTAAGGTGGAATTCCTTCCTTTTGTTTATGCATATCATCTTTGCACTTTGGGTCCATTTGTAAGCCCATTTCGCATGATTAAAGTAATCATATTGGCACACTAACAAACCTTTCACTTTAAAGAACTGTGAACTGAGAATCACTTTATAAAAGAGTTATTCTTATTGTTTGTCACCTCATTTAATTTATGCATCTATTCTTTTGATGGTTGAACAAATAATGAAGAGCAATaacaccaaaatcaaaccaaaaaagaGTCATTCTTTTTGTTTGTCACTTCTTTTGACATCTCTAGCTAGGAGAAGTGCTTTGCCTGAAACGCCAGGGTTAAAATTTGTGCGAAAGTGacaagtttagggttttgtggggggacaaaataaataaattgaaatgtGCAAAATAAGAGTatataataacaacaacaataataggCACAATGTCCACTGGTTATGTATTGACATGAGAAACTTTTGAGGCAAGTGCAAAGGCACTATATCTTGGACTGAAGCAGGTAAGATTGAAGAACTGGGATGTTGGAGATATTTGGAGCAATGACaaagaaaatgatttatttatttatttatttattattattatttttacttttttttttaaggtagaaCCACATTGTGCCATTGTGGCCTTCAAGCATGACCCTTCTATTTTTGGACATATCATCACTAATCACTTTTTGACTCAGGCCTAACAATGACGTGGTCATTCTCATGATTTATAGATCCCATAAGGCTATGAACAGTTTAGCTAACTTTAATATCTCCCAATGGAACAATGATATATTAAGTCTTTTTATTTAATCTTTTTATCCTacataccaagaaaaaaaaggcgTAATGAAAATACAATTTTATCACTTTTACCGGTACAGTTTTATTGGATTTGATGTggatagggttttggttttttatttcagtttttttgggtttctattctttcctttgttggtaagtatagaatttctgCTTCTCTCCCCAATGGgtaatttttgggtttctatTCTTCCCTTTGTCGGCTATTAtagaatttttgtttctttccccaAATGGGTAAGGTGATACTcttatattatttaaaaaaataaaaaaagttaaaagttaaaaatagaagagaaaaaaaaggtggaatTCCTTCCTTTCGATGGTGTATAAGCATATCACCTTTGCACTTTGGCTTTCACTTTAAAGAATTGTGAACTGAGAATCACTTTATAAAAGAGTCATTCTTTTCGTTTGTCATCACTTTTAAATTCTACATCCATTCTTTTGATGGTTGAACAAATAATGAAGAGCAATaacaccaaaatcaaaccaaaaaagaGTCATTCTTTTTGTTTGTCACTTCTTTTGACATCTCTAGCTAGGAGAAGTGCTTTGCCTGAAACGCCAGGGTTAAAATTTGTGCAAAAGTGacaagtttagggttttgtggggggaaaaaataaataaattgaaatgtGCAAGCGAGATTTGAGATTTAAACCCTCTTATCCTATAGTGCAGTAAATGAAAATTACGTCTTTAACGTTCACCTGATCAACTTCTATTTGTAATGGAgtggtaaaaatgtaaaatgataTGGGGTTACGATTTCCATTTCTAGGTCCAAAGGGCCTGAAGGAAAGATTGACATTTCTAGGTCCGTAGCGGTTGAAGAAAAGAATCATGCATGGAAGTTAAATTTTCATTATAAAAGTTTAGAATCGAAGCTAACGTAAAGGTTTCTCAACTTGAACATAaactataaaagaaaagattattgcttcaaaattttcacttcacATTTTCAattaaggaggaagaagaagaagcagcaacaacaataacatGGGCAGAGGAGGGTGTATCAATGGACAACTGGATACAACATTGTATGCTTCACCTGTGCCTTTGATTGGCCTTTACATCGCAGGTGCAACACTGGTATGCTTCTTTTGTATGACTTTTGATTTGGTATATGGATTCATTAGAAAGAAACCATCTATGCCTTGTAAATTGTTTCCTTTGAACTCATTCACTCTGACGGTACTGGCAGTAGCTACAAAAATCCCACTTGATCTGACCACATCTATGCCTAGAGCTGAGGATCAACTCTCCAAGCTCACGGGCACAGCATTGTTGTGCACCTCACTCGGGTTTTATATGCCCTCGTTGGGAACTATGGGCACATCCGAACGCTTTGGCAATATGGCAGCATTGAGCGTGACGGTGATTACTATGGTTGTTAACGTGTGTGTACAAATGGGCACGGGTGTGATCTATGCTTTTACAGTAGAACACATTATTATCTTGGTCTGCACCTTATTATTGCTTTTGTTCATGTGGTCATCTGCTATAGCGTTTAGAGGCCAAAGAGAGCCTTGGGGACTTTTTCCAAGATCTGGAATGTCGGAAGACACAGAAAGTGCAAAAAAGGGTGTAGAGGGATTGAAAAAACTATTAGTGAAGGTCCATGTTATCAATTATACAAGAAACCCTCAGACATTGTTATGTGAAACTCCACATCATCACGTTTTTGGGTTACTATGTGGCCTTTCTTCAGCAGTTGTGATAGAAGCCATGTTGAGGTCATTTGCCCTTAAAAATATGAGTAGGACATATTGCAATAATAGTGGTGTTTCTGACTATGGTTGGTCGATTCCCATCATGATTGTGGTCCAATTACTAACCATTGCAGTGGGAACTTTTTCCATCATCTATagatggttttcttttttcaatcacACTGAAAGGGTTGATGTGGATGCATATACATATTTCTTTAATCCAGAACGAGAATTAGAATATCTGAAGTGGAAGACCTTACCTTTTAGGCTCCTCAGCAATAGAAGAAAACTCTTTCATGCCAAAAACTTTATCATGGATGTGCTTATGGGCCTCCAAATCGTGTTGTTCTGTTGCAGCGTGTCGTTCGTAGGGATCCCAATGTACAGTGTCAAGAGAATCTTCTTCCATGATCAGCATGATAAGGATGATATTCAAAAAATGTTAGAACAAATGTCGATTTCATACATGTCTAAAGAAATATTGGACTTTGCATTATCATGTGGATGTGGGATCACTTTCAAAAAATGGATAGTTGAAATGGGGATGGAAGACATGCTGAGATGGAGAAATACACATAAGAGGGACAGTCCGACTCAGCTCATCCAATTAATATCTAATAAATGTCCTGCTTCTGcatctgcttctgcttctgcatctgcttctgcttctgcttctgcttctgcttctgcttctaaATCAGAATGTTTCCTCTTCATAAGAAAATTAGAAGCTATTGGGAAAGAATTTTTAAAGAGGGAGGAAGCTACTGACTACAAGTACAGAGTTTCGTGCGTATCAGTGTTGGTCCTTTCAGGAATGTTTGCAGAATTGATGCCACcgccatcttcttcttcttcttcttcttcccgtATTAGTAGGGAATCTATATTGCAGATCTTAAACAAGTCATTTGAAATGATTTATTACATCGACCAGAGGACCACCGATACTCCCAGCGTGCACGATAAAACAAGATGGACAGCAGCAAAGGATGTATGGGTACAATGGGAGAATCCCCACCATTGGTTCCGAACTAAGATCATCTCACCTCTATTCAAGAAGGAATCCAAGGAATATTCTGAGTTAGATCAGCTACATCATGCCCTTAGGGATGCCTATGAAGTTATAAACCAATCCGTTTCTTTTGGGCAAATAATATATGGTTCGTCATTGGCTGAAAGGCGCGATGCTCTGGTTGAAATTGAATTTGCAATCATTTGTGAATTCATACTACAAGAGCAGAGCAGAGGCTCTAGTTTACTTGACTTCTTAGAAAAGTGTTTTGCAGAGATGCTCTATTTTTTCCTCTCTGGCCTCCCACGGGCCATACTGAAGGAGATCGATGTAGATGATCCAACTGAAATAGGTGAAGAAAGAGTGAAAAAAGCCTTCAAATTCTTTTGTAAACTTGAGCAATTAGATAAGACAATCGAATGGTCATGGCCAGCTGAGAAATTTGAACCTGAAAGTCAAGCAAATGATGTTGTCCACTCTAATTCTTCTCTTGTAGTTGTGGCTCCTGATTGTATTTATTCAGAAGTTGAGGCACCTAACGTATCAAACGCCGTTGTCGTTGATAGAAAGGTTGGCAATAGTGATGTTTCCCttgctgttgttgctgctaCTTGTGCtgcagaggaagatgaagaagacgacgatgatgatgatgaaattaAAGAAATTGGGTCTGACGAGATTGTTTGAATGACAATGTATGTAAGTGTTTCAATCTTGTACATTTTCAATTTctggtttattattattagcaTAGGTAGGTTTGCCATTTCTGAACGTTACTACCATTGtttttattcattattatttttttttaaatctaggTTTTTAACATATTTGATTGCTTATTGGAATTAACTTTTCTATCACTTCTTACTTGTAATGAATTTTCTGCTTTCCATTGTTCTTCTCAATTCTTTATTattcttgtaaaaaaaaaaaattaatacaacAACAATTAGGATTTTAAAAGATGTTGGCCTAGGCATCCCGACCACGGTGAAACCATTTGAACCACCAATTATTTTCCTGAAAGACCCAGTGATTGGATGGGAACCTCCATAGTTGGATCtggatgttgatttttttcttttttttaactgatTGAATGGTATTGAAACAATCCAAATATCCAATGCCCAATATGGAAAGATGGACTATGACTACAAGGGATGGGAATATTTACTTCCTTCATAtgtcagaaagaaaaaaaatagacaaattaaaaattaggaaaattgACTTCTTTGCAACTTCTTCAAATTATGTCTGAAGCTAGATTCACTGCTAAGCTTGTCACTCACCTTTTCTCATAAGGGAAAAGAGAAGTTTCATTCTCCAGTGAATTattataatattaattttttgccCATTTTCATTCTAACTCATAAAATATGGAAGCGATAATCTAAACCAGAGATAAAACTGCTTCATTTAAGTATTATTCTAACACATAAAATTCATAATCGAGAAAGCTTGAGAAGCCAAGGATCTAGACCATCCCATGCGTTCAAAGTTCATTAAGGGTGTGTATGGATCAAGTGTATTGGAGCATGGACATACATGATCAATCTAGACCATTTCCTCAATTATGTTTTCCATATAGAAACTGAGACTGATTTTTTACAATCGATTCTTTCCTATGAGTTTACTAAAAGAATTTGGGTTGCAGGATCCTTAGGGTTGCATACTGAGTTTACTCTTGCTCCTtcatttcttcatattttcaaaCTATTATCTCAGATTTTGGTCTTCCAAAAGTTGATTGCAAATATCTTGAGTCGGTAATGGCTATTATTTTCTACTTCATATGGATGATGTATAACAGATCATTGTTTTATTGCCCTTCTCCCAACATCGTTATTGTTCTTCAGTTAGTATCTAAATGTTCTGTCGAGTTAAATCTTTTACAAGTGGGAATTCAAATGGTTCTTATACAGTTGAATGTAATGTCCTTATTGGATCATCAGAGGTTTTCAAATATGCGTAAACTAGTTATTATTGTGATGGCTAGTTGGGGATCTGtattattttataattaaacTTTCTTGTTGCCTCTATGGATTTTGGAATCACAGGATGTGCAGAGGAGTCAGAGATCAAAGGTATACTGGAAGGATTGGATTACAAATTGCTCAAGAACAAGGATGGGAAGATATTAGTCTGGACTGACTATGAGGAGGTGGCAGAATGAATGAGGGATGGAGGGAAATCTTCTTGGCATTGGGATTTATTTGTGTTATTGTATGACGTTTATATattatctctgttttttttttttctttaggggTAGAAATAACTTATCTCTGTACTTAAGTCTTTTAGTTTGCTGAGGAACATGGTTCCATGTGGTTTGAGGAACCTGGTTGGTTTTCACAGTTTGCAGGAAACCTTTGCTGATTGATTAGATATggttttgctttctttgttGTATTGGTGGTCTATGAAACAGGGATGATGAGATGCCAAGTTGAGTTAGAAGCTGATTCAACTACCCAGTCCAAAGCAACTCTTTTGAAATGGGTACTTGTTGTACTATGGAGACAGAAGAGAAGAGTCAAAAAGGAGATAGCGCAAGAGTTTTGGGGCTCCAACTTATTGATTAACTTCGTATATTTTCCAACTCTTTTATAGAGTCAATAGATCCGTTGAAAAACGGCTCTTTTCCAATCAACGGAATCGCCcccaaatttctccttcttGTGACCGTTATCACTCTTATAACCGTTGTCACAGTAATTCCATGATGAGGCCGAATGGCCACCTCACCAACATCTCCCACTTGGCCATTCTGGCCGAATTCACATTTTCCGCTCCCATTTTTAAGAACCAACATTatgaaaaattccattcatgttTCTCAATTTCTAGGATCATGATATTTCAATTTCCGCTCCCATTTTCAGGGGCAATAAAAAAACATTGTCTGATAAGGAACTTTAGTTCCTATGCCAAACTTAGAGATCTAAGTCCACTATTTATTCCGAACATATAGTTCAAATTCCATTTACATTCCCAATTTTCAGGAATTACTTTTACATTACAGTTCCCATTTCCGAGAACATTCGTCATGACATTTCCAGGAACCATTTCCATTCCTATTTCCAAGAATTATTTCCATTCCCATTTTCAAGAAACATTTCCATTCAATTTTCCATGAAtaatattcataaaattttgaTCGTCATGACAAGGAACATTCAGTTCCAATTCCAGACTTAGACCGACCTAAGTCCCTTATATATTCCGAGCACTTAGTTTCAATTCTAGAATTAGATAACCCTAAGTCCGATTAAATTTACATGCTTAACATAAGCTTCCGTATGAATTCCCTTTGTGAGGGGATCGGCCCAATATCGCTCGTAGGTACATAGGTTACTTTAATTTCACATTTTCCTACTATATCTCGAATATAGTGCCACTACATATTTCTATATGTTTCCCCTTCGAGTTATTACGGCTTGATTATCACAAAATATTTTCACTGGTCCATTTACAAGATCCAGCCCAAATTCATTTATTTCCACTGGTCCAATTACAAGATCCTGCCCAAATTTATTACCACTGGTCTAATTACAAGATCCAGCCCAAATCCATTTAACAAACGTCTTATCTAGACTGCATGAGTACCATATTACAAGCAACATACTCAGCTTCCAGTGGGTGCCTAGCAACACACCCTTGTTTCTTGCTACGCCAAGAAACTATTGCACCTCCATATATAAACACATAACCAGAGGTGGACTTAGAGTCATCTCTATCACCTCCGAAGTCATCATCAGAGTATCCAATAACCTCAAGCTTTTCCGCTTGAAAACACAATTTCAAGTGTTTAGTTCCTTTAATATATATCATAATCCTTTTCACAGCTTCCCAAGGGGCAGATCCAGGATTACTTTGGTATCTATTTACCAAACCAACTGGAAAAGCCAAATCCGGTCGTATACACAACATCGCGTACAGAAAACTACCTACTGCCTGAGCATAAGGTACATTCAACTTTTCCTGTCCTTCTTGAGGACCACCTTTTGATAAGGTCATTCCCAATGCTATTTGAGTTACTAAGGAATTGCTATTCTGTATCCCAAATCTTTTCAACACAGGTTTCctgactcaaacacaatcttcgttatagatgtttccccatatccttcatttcaaatcGATCACTGAGTTCGTACTTGGTTCTCTCCAAGTCATTTCCAACTACTCCCActcttcaaaaaaaatatatatatatatatatatatagttgtcCAATTTGACAACTTTGAATCCTAATTAAAGGATCATTTAAATACCATGAACATTAGGACAAAGTATATACcaatatacaatattttcctgTCCCATTCACCGAAAACCTTTAGGTTGTCGCATAAGTGTACAATTTCTTCCAACTCACCATTGAGAAAAGcatttttgacatccatttggaACAACTCTAAGTCCAGATGTTCAACAGGTGTCAAAAACAATCTAATAGAGGCAAATTTCCCTACCGACAAATAAATATCCTAGTAGTTTTATTCCTACCTTTCTGTGTATATCCTTTTGCAACTAACTGTGCCTCGAATTTATCAATAGACCCATCTTCTTTGTACACATTTCAAACTATGAAATTTCTACCTCTTGTAGGTCATAAGTTTTCATAAAAACAATTTCCTCCCACATGGCATTCCACCATTCACCTAATTCTCGCGATTTCATTACTTCACTATAGGTTACAGGATCGACTACTTCTTCCACATCTGTGTCAATTGTATGACAAGATGATTGACATAATTAAAAGTAATAGTCATCTAAATAAGTTGGGGGTACTCTATTTCTTTTACTCCCACTTACCCTCGGCTCCGGGTCTTGTCCTTGATGATcaacttgatcttcaagagctTGGATTCCTTGATAGAAAAAATTCTTGGTTCCTCTTGATGGTCAACATCGTAGTCATTGTCAATGACATGCAGGGGTTCTATATCCTCCTACAGTGGTTCCTCTTCTAGTTTCTCTAGAAATTCCGCATCACGACTCTCAATTACCGCTTTTCAGGGTGATAGAAACTAATCCCTTTATCATTCAGGATATCATATG
It includes:
- the LOC122075798 gene encoding uncharacterized protein LOC122075798 yields the protein MPCKLFPLNSFTLTVLAVATKIPLDLTTSMPRAEDQLSKLTGTALLCTSLGFYMPSLGTMGTSERFGNMAALSVTVITMVVNVCVQMGTGVIYAFTVEHIIILVCTLLLLLFMWSSAIAFRGQREPWGLFPRSGMSEDTESAKKGVEGLKKLLVKVHVINYTRNPQTLLCETPHHHVFGLLCGLSSAVVIEAMLRSFALKNMSRTYCNNSGVSDYGWSIPIMIVVQLLTIAVGTFSIIYRWFSFFNHTERVDVDAYTYFFNPERELEYLKWKTLPFRLLSNRRKLFHAKNFIMDVLMGLQIVLFCCSVSFVGIPMYSVKRIFFHDQHDKDDIQKMLEQMSISYMSKEILDFALSCGCGITFKKWIVEMGMEDMLRWRNTHKRDSPTQLIQLISNKCPASASASASASASASASASASASKSECFLFIRKLEAIGKEFLKREEATDYKYRVSCVSVLVLSGMFAELMPPPSSSSSSSSRISRESILQILNKSFEMIYYIDQRTTDTPSVHDKTRWTAAKDVWVQWENPHHWFRTKIISPLFKKESKEYSELDQLHHALRDAYEVINQSVSFGQIIYGSSLAERRDALVEIEFAIICEFILQEQSRGSSLLDFLEKCFAEMLYFFLSGLPRAILKEIDVDDPTEIGEERVKKAFKFFCKLEQLDKTIEWSWPAEKFEPESQANDVVHSNSSLVVVAPDCIYSEVEAPNVSNAVVVDRKVGNSDVSLAVVAATCAAEEDEEDDDDDDEIKEIGSDEIV
- the LOC122079535 gene encoding secreted RxLR effector protein 161-like; this translates as MTLSKGGPQEGQEKLNVPYAQAVGSFLYAMLCIRPDLAFPVGLVNRYQSNPGSAPWEAVKRIMIYIKGTKHLKLCFQAEKLEVIGYSDDDFGGDRDDSKSTSGYVFIYGGAIVSWRSKKQGCVARHPLEAEYVACNMVLMQSR